Proteins from one Bacteroides zhangwenhongii genomic window:
- the folE gene encoding GTP cyclohydrolase I FolE, whose amino-acid sequence MLEKEEIVSPNLEELKNHYRSIITLLGEDAEREGLLKTPERVAKAMLSLTKGYHIDPHEVLRSAKFKEEYSQMVIVKDIDFFSLCEHHMLPFYGKAHVAYIPNGYITGLSKIARVVDIFSHRLQVQERMTLQIKECIQETLNPLGVMVVVEAKHMCMQMRGVEKQNSITTTSDFTGAFNQAKTREEFMNLIQHGS is encoded by the coding sequence ATGTTGGAAAAAGAAGAAATTGTCTCTCCGAATTTGGAGGAATTGAAGAATCATTATCGTAGTATTATAACTTTGTTGGGCGAAGATGCTGAACGGGAAGGGCTGTTGAAAACTCCCGAACGGGTAGCTAAGGCGATGCTGAGTTTAACAAAAGGGTATCACATCGATCCGCACGAAGTACTTCGTTCCGCTAAATTCAAAGAGGAATACAGTCAGATGGTGATTGTGAAAGACATTGATTTCTTCTCTCTCTGCGAACATCATATGCTACCGTTTTATGGAAAGGCACACGTGGCCTATATTCCTAACGGCTATATCACGGGACTTAGTAAGATTGCCCGTGTGGTCGATATATTCTCTCATCGCCTGCAAGTGCAGGAACGCATGACGCTGCAAATCAAAGAGTGTATTCAGGAAACGCTGAATCCGTTAGGTGTAATGGTTGTAGTGGAAGCCAAACATATGTGTATGCAAATGCGTGGCGTTGAAAAACAGAACTCTATTACTACTACTTCCGACTTTACGGGGGCTTTCAATCAGGCAAAGACTCGCGAAGAGTTTATGAATCTCATCCAGCACGGGAGTTAG
- a CDS encoding SPOR domain-containing protein produces the protein MRKLVLFVLLLLLVGAGAQAQGIIRSLERTVPGQGKVTIHQDPRIEALIGMERPATGEQKVIKTSGFRIQAYAGNNTRQAKNDADRVASRVKEYFPELSVYTSFISPRWLCRVGDFRSIEEADAMMRRLKATGMFKEVSIVRDQVNIPL, from the coding sequence ATGAGAAAACTTGTTTTATTTGTCCTATTGCTTCTCTTGGTGGGTGCCGGTGCACAGGCGCAGGGCATTATCAGGAGTTTGGAGCGTACGGTGCCGGGGCAGGGAAAGGTGACCATTCACCAGGATCCCCGTATTGAAGCTCTGATTGGCATGGAGCGTCCTGCAACAGGCGAACAGAAGGTGATAAAGACTTCCGGTTTCCGGATACAGGCGTATGCAGGCAATAATACACGACAGGCAAAAAACGATGCTGATCGTGTAGCTTCAAGAGTCAAAGAGTATTTTCCGGAGTTGTCGGTATATACTTCGTTTATTTCGCCCCGTTGGCTTTGTCGTGTGGGTGATTTCCGGAGCATTGAAGAGGCGGATGCAATGATGCGTCGGTTGAAAGCTACCGGTATGTTTAAAGAGGTTTCTATTGTAAGAGACCAGGTCAATATTCCTTTATAA
- the dnaG gene encoding DNA primase has protein sequence MIDQATIDRILDAAQIMDVVSDFVTLRKRGVNYVGLCPFHNDKTPSFYVSPAKGLCKCFACGKGGNAVHFIMEHEQMSYPEALRYLAKKYNIEIKERELSDEEKFVQSERESLFIVNNFARDYFQNILKNHVDGRSIGMAYFRNRGFRDDIIEKFQLGYCTDSHDAFAQEAIQKGYKKEYLVKTGLCYETDDHRLRDRFWGRVIFPVHTLSGKVVAFGGRVLASATKGVKVKYVNSPESDIYHKSNELYGIYFAKQAIVKQDRCFLVEGYTDVISMHQSGIENVVASSGTALTPGQIRMIHRFTNNMTVLYDGDAAGIKASIRGIDMLLEEGMNVKVCLLPDGDDPDSFARKHNSTEFQAFISEHETDFIRFKTNLLLEDAGKDPIKRAELIGNLVQSISVIPEAIVRDVYIKECAQLLHIEDKLLVSEVAKRRETQAEKRAEQTERDRRIAERAASMPQGEQAGNMPAPNGDVPLPPEITEAGYTESPFPPQEDNYASFIPQEGKEGQEFYKFERLILQAVVRYGEKVMCNLTDEEGNEIPVTVIEYVVNDLKEDDLAFHNPLHRQMLSEAAAHMHDSAFIAERYFLAHPDPIISKLSVDLINVRYQLSKYHSKSQKIVTDEERLYELVPMLMINFKYAIVTEELKHMLYALQDPALAHDNEKCDSLMQRYNELRTVQSIMAKRLGDRVVLR, from the coding sequence ATGATAGATCAAGCTACCATAGACCGGATATTGGATGCGGCACAGATCATGGATGTCGTTTCAGATTTTGTCACACTACGCAAGCGTGGAGTGAATTATGTCGGTTTGTGTCCTTTTCATAACGACAAGACTCCTTCTTTTTATGTCTCTCCCGCCAAAGGGCTTTGCAAATGTTTCGCATGTGGAAAAGGGGGAAATGCCGTACACTTCATCATGGAGCACGAGCAGATGTCCTATCCGGAAGCACTAAGATACCTCGCCAAGAAGTACAATATCGAAATCAAAGAACGGGAACTGAGTGATGAAGAAAAGTTTGTGCAAAGCGAACGGGAAAGTCTGTTTATCGTCAATAACTTCGCACGCGATTACTTTCAGAATATACTGAAGAACCATGTAGACGGTCGTAGTATCGGGATGGCTTATTTCCGCAATCGCGGCTTTCGGGATGATATCATCGAGAAGTTTCAGTTAGGATATTGTACCGACAGCCACGATGCTTTCGCCCAAGAAGCAATACAGAAAGGATATAAGAAAGAGTATCTTGTGAAAACGGGACTTTGTTATGAAACGGATGACCACCGTCTGCGGGACCGCTTTTGGGGACGTGTCATATTCCCGGTACACACTCTTTCGGGAAAGGTAGTAGCCTTCGGCGGACGTGTGCTTGCCAGTGCGACCAAAGGGGTTAAGGTCAAATATGTCAATTCCCCCGAATCGGATATTTACCACAAGAGCAACGAACTATACGGTATCTATTTTGCCAAACAGGCGATTGTAAAACAAGACCGTTGCTTTTTGGTTGAAGGGTACACAGACGTAATCTCTATGCATCAATCCGGCATCGAGAATGTAGTGGCCTCTTCGGGAACAGCGCTTACACCGGGACAAATCCGTATGATTCACCGCTTCACAAACAATATGACGGTGCTTTATGACGGTGACGCCGCAGGTATCAAAGCTTCTATCCGTGGTATTGATATGCTGCTCGAAGAGGGTATGAACGTCAAAGTCTGCCTGCTTCCCGACGGTGACGACCCGGACTCTTTCGCCCGCAAACATAACTCTACGGAATTCCAGGCTTTCATCTCGGAACACGAAACGGACTTTATCCGCTTCAAGACTAACTTGCTGTTAGAGGACGCCGGAAAAGATCCCATCAAACGTGCGGAACTGATCGGCAATCTGGTACAAAGCATTTCGGTCATACCGGAAGCGATTGTACGGGATGTTTATATCAAAGAATGTGCCCAACTATTACATATAGAAGATAAACTGTTGGTTTCGGAAGTTGCCAAAAGACGGGAAACGCAAGCGGAGAAACGGGCGGAACAGACAGAACGGGACCGACGGATTGCCGAAAGGGCAGCCTCTATGCCACAAGGTGAACAGGCTGGAAATATGCCCGCTCCCAATGGGGATGTTCCATTGCCTCCTGAAATTACTGAGGCAGGATATACAGAATCCCCTTTCCCGCCACAAGAAGACAACTATGCTTCTTTTATTCCACAGGAAGGAAAAGAAGGGCAGGAGTTTTATAAATTCGAGCGGTTGATATTACAGGCTGTAGTCCGTTACGGTGAGAAAGTCATGTGTAATCTGACTGACGAAGAAGGAAATGAAATCCCAGTCACTGTCATAGAATATGTTGTCAATGACTTGAAAGAGGATGATTTGGCTTTCCATAATCCGTTGCATCGCCAAATGCTGTCGGAAGCTGCCGCACACATGCATGATTCGGCTTTTATCGCGGAACGTTACTTTCTGGCACATCCCGACCCGATTATCAGTAAATTGAGCGTAGACCTGATTAATGTGCGTTATCAACTCAGCAAATACCACTCCAAATCACAGAAGATTGTAACAGATGAAGAACGGCTCTACGAACTGGTTCCCATGTTGATGATTAACTTTAAATACGCAATCGTTACGGAAGAACTGAAGCATATGCTTTATGCACTGCAGGACCCGGCGCTCGCTCATGACAATGAAAAGTGCGACTCACTAATGCAACGTTATAATGAGCTGAGAACCGTACAAAGCATTATGGCAAAACGCTTAGGGGATAGGGTTGTTCTACGCTAA